The DNA sequence CGGGCACTTCCTTCTTCAATATAAATAGTTTCTCTTCCCTTTGATCCTGAATAGATTACTTTTAATATTTTTTTACCTGAAGGTGCTATTTCTACTGAATCTTGAGCTCTTGGAATAAATTTTACAGATTCTAATTTTACCTTTTGACCTAAAAAATCGTAATTGGCAGAAAATTTCTTTTGAAACGGCTTAAGTAAAAAAGGAATATTTTCTGAGGTTAAAGTGAAAGGAATATCCTTATATGCTCTGGTTTCTCCTTGAAAATTTGAAATTTGTACTTTAAAGTAGGTTGCATCTGATATTATTTCATTATTTGTCTCTCCTTCTCTAATATGCATTTGTCCTTCATAGCTAATATATCTTGTGATAGCACCTCCTAAAAAAATAAAGATAAAAGATAAATGAAAAGTTAAAATGGGCCATTTTTTTAAAGACCAAAGCTTATATTTTTTAATATTTCCTATGAAATTTAAGATTAAAATGAGCATGATCAGTTCAAACCATTTCGAATTGTATATTAATGCCTTGGCAACTGAAGTACCGTAATCATTTTCTACAAAAGTTGCCCATGCCATAGAGAGGGCATAAATGACCAACATAATCGCTGTTGTTTTAGTAGAAAACAACAAGTCAAGAATTTTCTTCATTGGTTTTTTTATATTATTTTATATAAACTCCCAAAAATACATCAACTTACCTCTTCATCAAAATGTTTATAAAATAAATAGTTAAAACATGATTTTTTTAATTTTTTAATCATTTGATTCATTGGGCGGAATTAACTCACCACGTTGAAAAGCTCTTTGAAGTATCGATTCTACAAAGGCATCATCACGGATATGATAAGGATCAAAAGGTTCTTTTAAATCAATATCGAAAGCTCCCGCTTTTGCATTCCACCAAAAAGCCGACCAACCGTTCCTTAATTCTTTAATAATTTCATAAACGGTTTTACCGGTGTAACGATACATTAATTTGGAAAATATTCTGCCTTCTGTTTTGGTTAATCCTTTTAGTTTACCTTCATATTCTTCGGACAGTTGCTTTTGCCTTTTTTTTAAATATTTACGAAAAGCAGCATTATTTAAATTCAAGTTTAAGGAATCGTGTAAATTATTGTATTGTTTGAGTGCAATAAGAAAATAGGGATATACTCTAAAAACTCTTTTTTTAAGCCAGTTGTACTGATTCTTATCTAAGTTGTTGTTAAACTTAGGCATACCTTCTACTTGTATTGTTTTTAAGTCAATTAATACACTGTCTTCCGTAATGCTGTATTGGGATGATTCATTACGCATTACTGAATCAGAATTAAAATGAATAGTAGTTTCTAATGAATCTGTTTTTTGACATAGAACGATGTTGAAAATCAAGATAAATAAAAGAGTAAAAATTCTTAAGTTCATAAATTTTATCCCGTCAAAAACTATTCCCAAATTTAGTACATTTGTAAAAAACAGGTTAATATGAAAAATTCAATTATAAATGAAAATTCGTTGAAATTTTTAGAAAAATATATTAATACTCCCTCACCCACCGGAGCCGAAAGTAAAGGACAAAAATTATGGATGGATTATATTACTCCTTATGTGGACGAAGTCCGAACCGATAATTACGGAACTTCTTACGGAATTATTAATCCCGAATCAAAGTATAAGGTGGTAATAGAAGCTCATGCAGATGAAATATCATGGTTCGTAAATTATATCACTGATGACGGCTTAATTTATGTTATTCGCAATGGGGGATCCGATCATATGATTGCTCCTTCTAAAAAAGTTCATATACATACTAAAAAAGGCATCGTAAGCGGTGTATTCGGTTGGCCGGCAATTCATACCAGAAATTATACCGGAGTTGAAGAACCGCCTAAAGTAGAAACTATATGGGTTGATTGTGGTGCCTCCACTAAAGAAGAAGTTGAAGAATTAGGGATTCACGTGGGATGCATCATCACATATCCGGATGAATTTTTTATATTAAATGATACGTACTTTGTCGGCAGAGCTCTAGACAACCGTGTCGGCGGATTTATGATTGCAGAAGTAGCTAAGCTTATTAAGGAAAATAAAGATACACTCGATTATGGTTTATATATCACTAATGCTGTTCAGGAGGAAGTTGGATTGCGAGGAGCTGAAATGATCACGCAAACCATTAAACCTGATGTAGCTATAGTTACGGATGTTACTCATGACACTACTACTCCCATGATAAATAAGATGAAGCACGGAGAAATAAAATGTGGTAAAGGTCCGGTAATTTCCTATGCGCCGGCCGTACAAAATAATTTAAGGGAATTAATAATTGATAGTGCAGAAAAAAATAATATTCCTTTTCAGAGACAAGCTTCCAGTAGAGTAACCGGAACCGATACAGATGCTTTTGCTTATTCGAACGGAGGTATTCCATCTGCATTGATCTCTCTTCCTTTGCGTTATATGCACACAACGGTTGAAATGGTGCATAAAAAAGATGTTGAAAACACTATTCTTATGATTTATAATGCTTTAAAAGCAATAAAAAATAATCAAAGTTTTAAATATTTGTAATATAAATTTAAAAAGGAGCTATAAAAATAGCTCCTTTTACATTCTTTGTTATTTCCATTGTATGATATCAATGGTTTTAAATAGTTTATGATATTTTGGAAAAATAAACAAAGTAGGTCTCTGATAATTCAAAGACATCTATTATATATAATTTATAGTTAGTTACCATTTGAGTTTTGAATGGGTTTACTTTAAAAGCACGGGTTGTAATGCCTTTATTAGTAGATGAAGTGTTGAATATATTTTGATTATATAAATCGCGGAAACAGCATAGAAAAATATCTTTAATTCCGTAATTCCTTGCTAATTTTTTTGAGGTGGTTGAAACAAAATTTTCAGTATGAATTTTTAAATCTGTTGATTTCTTATTTTGATGTAAATTATTGAAGTAAAGATTAGAATATGACTTACCAATAGTTTGCCCATTGAAATAATTTATTCTATTAAAACAGGCAAAAATTATCAATATTGAAATTAATAATAAATTGTGAATTTTCATGATAATATTGGTCAGCTAAATAAGATAATGTTAACTTATCTGCAAAAATATTAAAAAAATTGTTAAAATTCATAATTTTATTATAACTTTCATTTTTATAAGGTTAGTTGGAAAAAAATTAAAAATTAAACAAATAATTTTTTATTATTATATCATATCATTGTTTTATAAAAAAATATTTATATTAAAGTATATTAATTTAATTTTGGATTTTTAGGAGAATTTATCCAAATTATATTCTTTTTATCTACTTTTATCAGTTGGTTTTTCCATAAATGATCTTCCCATTTTAATACATTTAACTCTTTATTATCGCTTACCAACCAATCATCATTTTTAATTTCATTTTCTAATTGATTAGCCTTCCAACCTGAATATCCGATAAAAAAACGAATTTCATTCGGTTTTATAAGACTATCTTTTAAAGCTGTTTTAATATCTTCAAAATCTCCGGACCAATAGTATTTTTCGTTTATTGAAATACTGCCTCCAATTACATCAGGTCGAGAATGGATAACAAAAAGATGATCTGAATCGACCGGTCCTCCCACATAAACATCCATATCTATATCAATATCAGGAACTAACTCCGATAATTTTTGATGATATATTTTTGTAAGAGTGAAGCCTATAGTTCCTTTTAACATATCATAATCAGTAATAAAAATTACACTTTTAGAAAAAAAAGAATCATAGCTGATAGGTTTTGAAATTAAAAATTTACCTTTGTAATCCATTTTTATCTTCTTTTATAACTTAGAGACATAAAATTACATATTTTTTACTAATGGAAGACTTATCTGATTGCAGAAAAATATACAAACTAGGTTCGCTAACCGAATCGGATATAACAGACAATCCGATGGAACTATTCAGAGAATGGTATTTACTGGCTGAACAAAGTGATCAAGCTTCTGAAGTCAATGCTATGGCTCTTTCAACTGTTGAAGATAATTTGATTCCCCGAACCCGCAGGGTTTTATTAAAACAATATACTTGGGAAGGATTTATTTTTTATACTAATTATCACAGCAGGAAAGGCAGAGCAATAAGTAAAAACCCGAATGTCTGCTTAAATTTTTATTGGGAAAGTCTTGAAAAACAAGTTACCATTAATGGAATAGCAGAAAAATTGGCACCCAATTTATCTGACGGTTATTTTCATTCCCGTCCTTTGGGTAGTCAATTAGGTGCAATTGTATCTCCTCAAAGTGAAGTTATACCTAACCGAGATTATTTGGAAAATAAATTAAGAGATTTAGAACTTTCTACTAAAACTAAGGATGAAATCAATAGACCCGAACATTGGGGAGGATATTTAGTAAAACCGTTTCAAATTGAATTTTGGCAAGGCAGACCTAATCGCCTACACGATCGGATTGTTTATACATTGCAAGATATGGATTGGATTATCCAAAGGTATGCTCCATAATTCTAATTATAACTATTCCTGCTTTTACTCAAATTAAAATTCACTTTGCTATTTGCTGTATTTTTAAGCTATAATTTAATTGTAACTCAAAAATAGTATATCAAAAATTGATTAAGAAGGATCAACGTCTACATCAATTTTTACCGAACGAAACGACGAGAGGTTTTGCAATTTTGAAATAGCTTCTTTTATAAACTTTTTACTATTTTTAGTAGATTTTGTAGATGGTATTTTTAAAAGAATTTTATATATAAATTGATTATTTATCCTCGGTATCAATCCTTCTTCCGGTCCTAAAATGAACGGTTCATGAATAAAATTTTTCAGATAATCTCCTACCATTGCAGCTGCTTTTTTAACCTTTTCATTATTTTTATGCTTGAAAGTCAATTCAATCAATCTAAAGTAAGGAGGATATAAGTATTCTTTACGTTCTCTTAAAATACCTTCTTTTGCTAAATTATAGTTATTCTCTTTAATAAATAAATAAAACGGATTTTCCGGGTCAAAAGTTTGAATTAATACTT is a window from the Apibacter sp. B3706 genome containing:
- a CDS encoding DUF4294 domain-containing protein, whose translation is MNLRIFTLLFILIFNIVLCQKTDSLETTIHFNSDSVMRNESSQYSITEDSVLIDLKTIQVEGMPKFNNNLDKNQYNWLKKRVFRVYPYFLIALKQYNNLHDSLNLNLNNAAFRKYLKKRQKQLSEEYEGKLKGLTKTEGRIFSKLMYRYTGKTVYEIIKELRNGWSAFWWNAKAGAFDIDLKEPFDPYHIRDDAFVESILQRAFQRGELIPPNESND
- a CDS encoding M42 family metallopeptidase, with the protein product MKNSIINENSLKFLEKYINTPSPTGAESKGQKLWMDYITPYVDEVRTDNYGTSYGIINPESKYKVVIEAHADEISWFVNYITDDGLIYVIRNGGSDHMIAPSKKVHIHTKKGIVSGVFGWPAIHTRNYTGVEEPPKVETIWVDCGASTKEEVEELGIHVGCIITYPDEFFILNDTYFVGRALDNRVGGFMIAEVAKLIKENKDTLDYGLYITNAVQEEVGLRGAEMITQTIKPDVAIVTDVTHDTTTPMINKMKHGEIKCGKGPVISYAPAVQNNLRELIIDSAEKNNIPFQRQASSRVTGTDTDAFAYSNGGIPSALISLPLRYMHTTVEMVHKKDVENTILMIYNALKAIKNNQSFKYL
- a CDS encoding YqgE/AlgH family protein; the encoded protein is MDYKGKFLISKPISYDSFFSKSVIFITDYDMLKGTIGFTLTKIYHQKLSELVPDIDIDMDVYVGGPVDSDHLFVIHSRPDVIGGSISINEKYYWSGDFEDIKTALKDSLIKPNEIRFFIGYSGWKANQLENEIKNDDWLVSDNKELNVLKWEDHLWKNQLIKVDKKNIIWINSPKNPKLN
- the pdxH gene encoding pyridoxamine 5'-phosphate oxidase, which codes for MEDLSDCRKIYKLGSLTESDITDNPMELFREWYLLAEQSDQASEVNAMALSTVEDNLIPRTRRVLLKQYTWEGFIFYTNYHSRKGRAISKNPNVCLNFYWESLEKQVTINGIAEKLAPNLSDGYFHSRPLGSQLGAIVSPQSEVIPNRDYLENKLRDLELSTKTKDEINRPEHWGGYLVKPFQIEFWQGRPNRLHDRIVYTLQDMDWIIQRYAP